GATGAACGTTGGTCACTTAAGGATCTGCTTGCACTTACTCTTGTAGAATCATCTAATCATGGTGCGAGCGCGATTGCAGCTTCTGTGGGTGCTGCGCTCGATTCGAACAAGAACCGAACAAGAGATGAGCAGCGTGATGATTTCGTTGCAGCAATGAATGCGAAATCGAAACAGATAGGCCTTAATTCATTTGCTTTTACTTCACCTTCTGGGCTTGATGCGGGTTCTACTCCCGGTGGATCAGGGAGTGCGCATGATGTAGCAAAGCTCTTCGAGTATATTCTTAGGCATCATAGTAGCCTCTTGCAGTACACGGCTCAACCTATTGTTACGGTTACCTCAAAACAGCATATTGCGCATCGTGTCGCTAACACAAATGAAATTGCTGCTGCAACTCCGGGTATCATTGGGGGAAAGACAGGATATACCGACATGGCAGGTGGAAACCTTGCAATCATCGTCGATATAGGAATACAGCAGCCTGTTGTTATTGTTGCTCTAGGTTCGACGAGGGAGCAGCGCTTCACTGATGTACAAGCACTTCTTGCTGCAGCGAAGCTTGCTATGAATAACTAATATTTAAAGAAGTTTAATATCACTATTATGCCAATAGACGTACTCAAGGTCTTATTGCCCACAACCGTAGCTTTTGTTATCGGAATATTGGGCACACCTATTCTCACTCACTTTTTATACAAGTATAAAATGTGGAAGAAGAAGAGTGTTCAAAATGCAACAGGGGGTGGAGCGGCGACGATTACAGCAAAATTGCATGGTGACGAAGAGCGCAAGACTCCACGTATGGGAGGAATTGTTATTTGGGGTGCAACATTGATTACAACACTGCTATTTGCGGTACTTGCTGTGGCTGCGCCTGAAAGTATATTTGCCAAGCTAACCTTCCTCTCACGCAATCAAGTTTGGCTTCCTCTTTTTACGCTTATTGCAGGAGCACTTTGTGGCCTTATTGATGACTACTTGGTGTGCCACGGTGAGCAGGGGAGTTATGCAGGCGGAGGACTTTCACTTAAAGTCCGCCTCGCATTCGTTGGGCTCCTTGGTGCTATTGGTGCATGGTGGTTCTATACAAATCTCCAAACTGGTGATGCCATTCACGTTCCATTCTACGGCATTATTAATTTGGGATGGTTCTTTATTCCATTCTTCATTTTTTATGTGATTGGAATGTATTCAGGAGGCATTATCGATGGCGTTGACGGTCTTTCGGGGGGAGTATTCTCTGCGATCTATGCAGCAATGGCGATCATTGCTTTTACGCAAGGACAGGTCGATCTCGCGACATTTTGTGCTGTTATTGTCGGTGGACTCCTTGCTTTCCTGTGGTTCAATATTCCACCTGCGCGATTTTTCAACTCAGAGACAGGGACGATGGGTCTCACAACTGCATTGGTTGTTGTTGCATTTCTTGAGCGTGCAGAGATTGCGACACTCATTATTGCTCTTCCGCTTATTGTAACTGCAGGTTCAAGCACTCTACAAATCCTCTCAAAGAAGTTACGCGGTGGTAAGAAAATATTTCTTGTTGCTCCGCTTCATAATCATTTTCAAGCAAAGGGTTGGCCTCCATACAAGGTCACGATGCGTTATTGGGTCGTCTCGATGATGCTCGCGGTTGTTGGGGTTATAGTACAGTTATCTGGGGTGCACATGTAGCCTGAATAGACTTCAACTTATTGTTGGAGTTTTTTCTTGCCCGACAACCTACTGATTCCGCCTCACGGCGTGAGTAGGGCATAGGAATGCCTCGACTATGGCTTTTGCGTCACAAGGGAAGAATATTTCGACTACTAACGTGTAGTGCGAAGAGAAATAAAAACACCCAAGAAGACTTGGGTGTTTTTATTTGGTGTGCTACGTAACTAGGTTGTGAGTCCTTGTTAAATTTTTACGATTTCTTGTGCAAACTTCAGTGCCTTGCGACCACGAGCCGTGAGTGTGTAATTTACTCGTCCACCCGCAATCTCTTCACGCTTCGCAAGGTCATTGAGTACCAATGACTTGAGTGCTCGTGCTAGTGGCACAGGCTTTGCGTTCGTCGCACGCTGTATTTCGATATAACCCATTGTTCGATCTCCAATTGCGATCATCACTGAAAGTACAAACTTTCGGGCGACCACGCGGAGGATTGTATCATTGATTGTCATAAATCATGATTATAGTTAGTAGCATTGATTATGCTATATTATATTATACTATATATTTATATACCATCAAAATCTAGCATGTGGATTACACTATTGCATAAGTCATATATTTATGTTGTAATGTATTCATTATGCTGACCTGGCTTAAGCAACATTTTATCCCACACGAAGGAAACGATCATCGCCCTCATATTCTACGCACCCCCGGTGCGCAGCTGCTGCTTTTCCTTCTACTCGCATCACAGGCGTTCTTCCTCCTCTATAGTTTTATCATTCTGCCAACAAGCAAGCAAGTTGCAGCAGTATTGGTGCCGATACTTATTTCTGAGACGAACAAGGAGCGAACGAATGCCCACCTTAGTGTACTGTCAAAGAATGAACTTCTTATGAAGTCAGCACAGCTTAAGGCAAATGACATGGCAGCGAAAGGTTACTTCGCACATAATAGCCCTAGTGGTGACGAACCTTGGGTGTGGTTCAGGCAAGTCGGATATGATTATCGTTTTGCAGGCGAGAACTTGGCTGTGAACTTCGTTGAATCAAAGGACATCACTGATGCCTGGATGAATTCACCAACTCATCGTGATAATCTCTTGAGTGGTAAGTATACACAAGTCGGTATTGCTACTGCGCTAGGGAAGTATAAGGGTAAAGATGCTATCTTTGTTGTACAGCATTTCGGCACGCCGCTCGCATTTGCTCCCGCACCAAACCCACGCCCTGTTGCTGCAGCAATCGGGGGCTTGAGTACCGCAGCGGGCGAGGCGGTACGCAGGGTTGAGCCACGAGTGCTCGGAGCAGAGAGCGCTGGAACAGTCGAAACGAAAGTTTCTTTCTTGGAAAAGGTCAAAACTCAGCCACGTACGCTGGCACTTGTCATTGAGTTGGCAATTGCGCTAATTGCTTCTACTGCACTACTTCTCGCATTCTTCATTAAGATTCGCGTACAGCATCCAATTATTATCGCCAACGGCCTCATGATTGTAGCAATGACGATTGGTCTCGCATTCATGAATGTGCTTGTGACTCGCGGTTCAATCTAAAAACCACCTTTACGGTGGTTTTTTGTGCGACACATGGGACCAAAAGTCAACAGTACACTGGAATCCTTATTTGATAAGATTGGGTAATCATAATTATGTGGCGTTATAGAATTGGATTTACAGCAGAACAACTCAATGCGAATCTTGGAGTACAAATGTCATTTGAGGACATTTGTCTATTTTTAGACTCTCATGGACTTTCTTTCACGTATGATTTACCTGAGCAGGTTATTCGCTCCGTTATCCCGCAAGTACTTGGAGCAAAGTATAAGAATCCCTCAGTTATGCGAGAGGATGCACCTCAAAGTTTCTCGTGCTCATCGCTGGTGAGCTATCTCTATATACTTGCGGGAATGCCTTGGATGCCATCAATTTCTGTCGACAAGTATGTTTTTGGTGATGTTATAACTGAAGATGAACTTCGTTTTGGAGATTTGATATTTACAAATTCGGGCGAGGGTAGGATATATTACGAAACAATCGAGTGGAAGAAGGGAACTCCCGTGCCCGAAGGTGTTGATCATGTAGGGGTATACATGGGGGATGGAAAAGTCTTGCATGCAAGTAAGAAATCAGGTGGTGTGGCAATTGAAGATCTCTCTATTGCTCCATCTTTTGACCGTATTGTCGGCTACAGAAGAATCGGTGATATCACCAAGAAGCACTTCGCTGTGTTTATACCAGATGAGATGCCCGCATTACGCAATACCGAAGCATTCTTCACTTGGATGTCTCAAAACAAGAAAACGCCCTAGGGTGTTTTTCTTTGCTATACTATATATAGCATGAGACATAGACCGCTAAAGGTAGGCGCGATATTTTCATTCATCATATGCAGTTTTTTGCTGCTGTCTGTTGTGCGCTTAGCTAATGCAAGCAGGATCTTACTTGGTGAAGCAACAAAATACGCACAGGCTTCAATAAGTGTTATGCGCGTTCGAGAGTTGCGAAAGAGTGGTATTCTTGTTCGCCTTCAATTACGTGATGGTTCGATCAGAGAATTAAGTGTCCCTCATGTGTCTCTCGGACTTAATGCAGATGAAAGCTTTGAGTTCTATCGTCTGCCAAGCACTAGGCAGATTATCAATTTTCACCTTTATGGTATTGCGCCGGCTGAGGAGGAGATTGTAAATTCGCACGCCATAACACAGTTTTTTGCCCAATCGCTCTCTGACGTACTGCACGTACCGACTGATGCACATTATGTATACGTAAAGGGAAGTATTCTCGTTGCGGATGATGCACCGGGACAGTCGTTGCCGATTGACGAAATCGTTGCACAAATGAAAGATATTGTGCGACAGCAAGCAGTGAAAACAATCAGCATAGCGAGCGTAGATACTCCTGCGCGAGTGCAATCTGCCAATTTAATGGGTCAGAGGGAACTTGCAGAGATACTACGTAAGAGTCGCGGTTTTCAAGTGTACTCTGGTGAATATGCTTGGACTTTAAGCGGTGCGACATTGTTGCCAATGCTCACGTATGACAGTAACTCGAAATCGCTTATCGTCGATGAGGAAAAGCTTTACGCACATATTAAAACGCTTGCACACTCTCTCATTACCGAGCCTCTCCTTGAGCCGCAGTTTGCCATCAATAATGGTCGTCTTGCTGTTGCGCGAGAGGGAAAGCCGGGTCATGACATAGATGTCCACACTCTTGCAACGAAAATAAATGATTGGATTGCTGCAAAGGCCGCGATGCGTAGTGCGGGGAAGGTGACCGATAAAAGGGAAATGGTTTCGCTTGCCTATCTTACTACTATGCCACGTTATTCTCTTGCTATGCTCAGTGCGCTGAGAATCACTGACTTAGTGGGCACTGCGAAGACGAGTTTCAAGGGCTCATCTGCTGATCGTATTCACAATATTTCTCTTGGGGCAAGTAGAGTTACTGGTTTCCTTGTTCAACCCGGAGAGGAATTTTCACTTGTGCAGAGCATCGGTTATGCAGAAAAAGAAAATGGGTATAAAGAGGAGTATGTCATCAAGGGAGATCGAAGTCGAAAAGAGGCTGGGGGAGGACTGTGTCAGGTTGCGACTACATTCTTTCGTGCTGCATTAGATGCTGGCCTAAAAATTACTGAGCGACATAATCATCGCTATGTTGTGGGGTATTATGGTCCCGGTCTTGATGCGGGTATCTATGCAATTGATCATGATTTTAGATTCATAAATGACTTTGCGTCGCCACTGCTTGTACAAGTGCGAATAGAAGGCACCAATCTCATTGTTGAATTTTTTGGTCATGGTGACAGGCGAACAGCAGTTACTACGAAGCCCTTAATCACAGAAATACTTCCACCGCCGCCTCCAGATTTTCGATTCTCTAAGTCAATTCCATTTGGGAAAACGGAATGCACTGACCATCCTCGTGAAGGGATGACGAGTTATGCTACAACAACAATACGTTATCAAAGCGGAGAGGTCCGTTCAGCACTATGGAAGAGTACCTATGCTCCATGGCCCAAGATATGCCTTATTGGGACAGGTGGCCTTGATATCTACCAACAAGATGACTAAATAAAACGTGCGTTTTCTCGAATTTTCGCTATAATGCGGAAATGAATGAGGTGTCACAAATGAAAGAAGGAACTCCAAGGCACCTGATTATCCAAGGCGTATATACTGTTTTTTTCTTTCTTGTCTTGACACTACTTATCTCTTTCCTTACAACCTTTGTTGCTCGTAATCATATTCATCATGATTATCGCGCTATGCCAAATAGACAGATTGCTGTTGTCTTTGGAACATCACCGTTTGCATCAAGTGGCGAGCCGAATAGTTATTTCATGCTCCGCATGAATACTGCAGCTGGGCTTTTCCACGCTGGAAAGATCAAGCAAATCATCATTACTGGCGATAATAGAGCGGCAAACTATAATGAGCCACGCGCAATGCGCAAAGCGCTTGAGGATCGCGGCGTGCCAAGCGATGTTATTCATGAGGATTATGCTGGTCGAGACACACTCGACTCTGTTCTCCGTGCTCGTGATATTTTTGGAGCAATGGAACCACTTTATATTACTCAACGCTTTCATGCTGACCGAGCGATTGCAATGGCGCTTTGGCATGGAATCCCTGCAGAGGCATATATTGTCCCCGAAACGGGCGGAGTATTCATT
The nucleotide sequence above comes from Candidatus Paceibacterota bacterium. Encoded proteins:
- a CDS encoding NlpC/P60 family protein translates to MWRYRIGFTAEQLNANLGVQMSFEDICLFLDSHGLSFTYDLPEQVIRSVIPQVLGAKYKNPSVMREDAPQSFSCSSLVSYLYILAGMPWMPSISVDKYVFGDVITEDELRFGDLIFTNSGEGRIYYETIEWKKGTPVPEGVDHVGVYMGDGKVLHASKKSGGVAIEDLSIAPSFDRIVGYRRIGDITKKHFAVFIPDEMPALRNTEAFFTWMSQNKKTP
- a CDS encoding VanW family protein, which produces MRVRELRKSGILVRLQLRDGSIRELSVPHVSLGLNADESFEFYRLPSTRQIINFHLYGIAPAEEEIVNSHAITQFFAQSLSDVLHVPTDAHYVYVKGSILVADDAPGQSLPIDEIVAQMKDIVRQQAVKTISIASVDTPARVQSANLMGQRELAEILRKSRGFQVYSGEYAWTLSGATLLPMLTYDSNSKSLIVDEEKLYAHIKTLAHSLITEPLLEPQFAINNGRLAVAREGKPGHDIDVHTLATKINDWIAAKAAMRSAGKVTDKREMVSLAYLTTMPRYSLAMLSALRITDLVGTAKTSFKGSSADRIHNISLGASRVTGFLVQPGEEFSLVQSIGYAEKENGYKEEYVIKGDRSRKEAGGGLCQVATTFFRAALDAGLKITERHNHRYVVGYYGPGLDAGIYAIDHDFRFINDFASPLLVQVRIEGTNLIVEFFGHGDRRTAVTTKPLITEILPPPPPDFRFSKSIPFGKTECTDHPREGMTSYATTTIRYQSGEVRSALWKSTYAPWPKICLIGTGGLDIYQQDD
- a CDS encoding ElyC/SanA/YdcF family protein, giving the protein MNEVSQMKEGTPRHLIIQGVYTVFFFLVLTLLISFLTTFVARNHIHHDYRAMPNRQIAVVFGTSPFASSGEPNSYFMLRMNTAAGLFHAGKIKQIIITGDNRAANYNEPRAMRKALEDRGVPSDVIHEDYAGRDTLDSVLRARDIFGAMEPLYITQRFHADRAIAMALWHGIPAEAYIVPETGGVFIRTKLYTREYLARIKMAIELLSGAVPAIAGKFDPVRLHVKTDLAASSTVGTSSVKLR
- a CDS encoding CAP domain-containing protein is translated as MLTWLKQHFIPHEGNDHRPHILRTPGAQLLLFLLLASQAFFLLYSFIILPTSKQVAAVLVPILISETNKERTNAHLSVLSKNELLMKSAQLKANDMAAKGYFAHNSPSGDEPWVWFRQVGYDYRFAGENLAVNFVESKDITDAWMNSPTHRDNLLSGKYTQVGIATALGKYKGKDAIFVVQHFGTPLAFAPAPNPRPVAAAIGGLSTAAGEAVRRVEPRVLGAESAGTVETKVSFLEKVKTQPRTLALVIELAIALIASTALLLAFFIKIRVQHPIIIANGLMIVAMTIGLAFMNVLVTRGSI
- a CDS encoding serine hydrolase, whose protein sequence is MQRNDFKLIVIFAIVGFLIGPKIFASQKSAPNEKELATQPAAIAATSSKPDPFTGMSLTAKSAFVWDIASQRVLYAKNAQSPQTLASITKMMTAVVALESTTADGEVTIRSDDLAVEGSTDLRKDERWSLKDLLALTLVESSNHGASAIAASVGAALDSNKNRTRDEQRDDFVAAMNAKSKQIGLNSFAFTSPSGLDAGSTPGGSGSAHDVAKLFEYILRHHSSLLQYTAQPIVTVTSKQHIAHRVANTNEIAAATPGIIGGKTGYTDMAGGNLAIIVDIGIQQPVVIVALGSTREQRFTDVQALLAAAKLAMNN